A window from Carassius gibelio isolate Cgi1373 ecotype wild population from Czech Republic chromosome B3, carGib1.2-hapl.c, whole genome shotgun sequence encodes these proteins:
- the LOC127953622 gene encoding beta-1,4 N-acetylgalactosaminyltransferase 1-like, with protein sequence MDNILERRANEYKQYQLRRKTNTDIIIAPANSPLQYPITGFRVAPLKKSLIPGLALQTQGRGLTTNNREVYKVSLSVKSGVLSVEDLLDGDQVEGQGQSELTISSSNLTQLKDLLSRVTYTSTIYHIRTSDLVSFTFEDHKAIFPVIIRRPSVPVLYDPGKDINSQVTIITKTFLRYKELGVLIQSIRKFYPKIKIIVADDSLKPENVPGNNIEHYIMPPAQGWFAGRNLAVSQLTTKYFLWVDDDFEFLSETRIERFVEIMEALPELDVLGGEVSGDQFYFVLEYDEGDENDGGCLRRIREFHQPLPGYDGCFLVDGVVNYFLARTDAVRRVGFDPFLKRVAHTEFFIDGVGKLMVASCKGLSVGHQPHRAEDEYDCYRNQRKSDERRKLAHHFFKNYLNYIEY encoded by the exons ATGGATAACATACTTGAACGCAGAGCGAATGAATACAAGCAATATCAACTCAG GAGGAAGACAAACACAGATATTATTATTGCCCCAGCCAACTCTCCTCTCCAATATCCAATCACAGGTTTCAGGGTAGCTCCTCTGAAGAAAAGTTTGATACCAG GTCTTGCTCTTCAAACACAAGGGAGaggtttaacaacaaacaacaggGAGGTGTACAAG GTGTCTTTGAGTGTGAAGAGTGGAGTGCTCTCAGTGGAGGATCTTCTGGATGGAGATCAGGTGGAGGGACAGGGTCAGAGTGAACTGACCATCTCATCCAGCAACCTCACACAACTCAAAGATCTGCTGTCCAGAGTGACCTACACCAGCACCATCTACCACATCAGAACATCAGACCTGG TTTCTTTCACTTTTGAGGATCACAAGGCCATATTTCCAGTCATAATCAGAAGACCGTCAGTTCCTGTTTTGTATGACCCAGGAAAAG ATATCAACTCACAAGTGACCATAATAACCAAGACCTTTCTGAGGTATAAGGAGCTGGGTGTCCTTATCCAGAGTATCAGGAAATTTTACCCAAAGATCAAGATCATTGTTGCGGATGACAgcctgaaacctgaaaatgtgccTGGAAACAACATTGAGCACTACATCATGCCTCCTGCACAG GGCTGGTTTGCAGGCAGAAATCTGGCTGTATCTCAACTCACAACTAAATACTTCCTGTGGGTTGATGACGACTTTGAGTTCTTGAGTGAGACACGGATTGAGAGATTTGTGGAGATTATGGAAGCGCTTCCGGAACTAGATGTT CTTGGTGGTGAGGTTTCAGGGGACCAGTTCTACTTTGTTCTGGAGTATGACGAGGGAGATGAGAATGACGGCGGCTGCCTAAGACGTATTAGAGAGTTTCATCAACCACTTCCAGGTTATGATGGCTGCTTTCTGGTGGATGGTGTTGTTAATTATTTCTTGGCTAGGACTGATGCTGTACGAAGGGTTGGCTTTGATCCGTTCCTCAAAAGAGTCGCTCACACCG AGTTCTTCATTGATGGAGTTGGCAAGCTGATGGTTGCTTCTTGTAAAGGCCTTTCTGTTGGTCACCAGCCACATCGGGCAGAGGATGAATATGACTGTTATAGGAATCAAAGAAAATCTGATGAAAGGCGAAAACTGGCTCACCATTTCTTTAAGAACTATCTTAACTACATCGAgtactga